The window TTGATTGAGCATGCCGGTTCGTGAAGATGAAAATGCTTCCTGCATCAAAATGACATCGTAACCATTTAGATGTTGGGGTAACTCAGCCAAACGCTCGCTAATTTTGCTTGCAACCATAGGTAGGGCGTAAATATTGTAGGATAAAACCTTAATTTCATCGGCATTGTTTGAGACGGGTTCAGTTACCGTATTTTGATGAATGGTGTAATGAAAATCATCATAACCCCCTGTATATTCTGCTTTCACAGCAGTTTGTGCGGCTAAACCAGCATATACAGTATTGATGCGATATACATTGCGATCCGTATACCAAGGTGAGGTTGTCGATGCGGTTTGCATACCATGTTTAATGGTGCTGCCATACCATGTTCCCGTCATGGATTGCTTAAAGGTCACTTGAGAACTGCCACTGGAAACTACGGTATCAAAATTATAGGTTTGACCAGATTTAAGACCTGAATATCGATTCATGCGAAGTACGCGTTTGGTTTCATAAGGCGCTATCTGTGTTGCCTCTTGTGCCCATTGGTTTCCATGTTGCAAAATCTGGGTGCCTGTATGGTTGACTTGTACGGATACCGTTTCGGGGGTGGTATTTGTAATAAAAACATAAGAATCTGCCAATGTATTCTGTGTGGCAAAAGCCCCCATCAGCAGTGCAGTACCGACACTGAATTTAATATTGTTCAGCCCCATTGAATGTCTCTCCTTGTTGATTGTGCATGCATAGATGATTAATAAGTTTCATCAGGCAATGGTGTTGATTTTCATTTTTGAACATTTGTGTTGTTATTTGTTCGAAAATTATCATAATGAAAAATTATTGCTAAATCATGTAATTTTTATACCGTTCATCTGATTTAAACAAAGTAATTTATATTAATGATTTTCAAATGGACATTAGAAGGTATTTCAGTATGGTGTTTGTGGAGAAGGAGATGTGTATGGAACATGGATTCGAATATGAAAATTTGAATTAGTAAATGGCTAAGTAGATAATTAAAAAATCTGGCAGGATGAGATTCCCTGACAGATTGAATGAAAAAATGGGGTAGGATTAAGCTTGATCTGCTGCGCTAATGGCTGCACTGGCTTGTTTTAAGCTATATAACA is drawn from Acinetobacter suaedae and contains these coding sequences:
- a CDS encoding sphingomyelin phosphodiesterase yields the protein MGLNNIKFSVGTALLMGAFATQNTLADSYVFITNTTPETVSVQVNHTGTQILQHGNQWAQEATQIAPYETKRVLRMNRYSGLKSGQTYNFDTVVSSGSSQVTFKQSMTGTWYGSTIKHGMQTASTTSPWYTDRNVYRINTVYAGLAAQTAVKAEYTGGYDDFHYTIHQNTVTEPVSNNADEIKVLSYNIYALPMVASKISERLAELPQHLNGYDVILMQEAFSSSRTGMLNQLAQQYPYQTHVPIGSGYNLFDSGVLVLSRYPIVKTAEMIYPDCTGTDCFADKGVIYAEIIKNGKAYHVTSTHTASFDTNEARALRQVQFQQIRQLINQQNIPSFDAVLMGGDFNVNKLLWPQDYQDMLTNLNATAPVSTGYTASTFDPRINKLAGAAGSGGTTVEYLDYVVSSNNHRQPTQSRNDVRILRSAADPLFMTWDLSDHFPVMGHFNYNP